A window of Pirellula sp. SH-Sr6A contains these coding sequences:
- a CDS encoding alpha/beta hydrolase-fold protein, translated as MFLLAINAFALLAFVPPAFAQPAKETDHPDRVRQQDVPSGEVKKGVFETSEIYPGTQRDYSVYIPKQYDPSQAAALMVFQDGQNYANPDGPFRIPIVFDNLIHQKAMPVTIAVFVSPGTVKGALPNAKDRSTRSFEYDSMGDRYARFLIEEFLPVALKDLNVSNSPEDRAIGGISSGGIAAFTVAWERPDQFGKVLSHIGSYTNIRGGWAYPGLVRKSKRNPKAIKVYLQEGKDDLNNLFGNWPLANQDLAAALQFAGYEHKLVMTEGGHSGNWAGKELPEALRWLWSKPDATETNTGSTEPTTAPEKTKWEPHPDAVVNEKVPTGTIEKFPAFESKIFENTVRDWAIYVPAQVKPDEPSAVMVFQDGHSYMDTKGRWRVPVVFDNLIAKGEMPPTIAVFVNPGHDSRRAKPDSPWRASNRGYEYDSLGDRYAQFLLTEILPQVEAKYTLSKDPEMRALCGASSGGICSFTVAWERPDQFRKVLSTIGSFTNLRGGNVYPSLIRKTEPKPLRIYLADTSGDLDNPFGNWPLSNKLMHSALAYMGYDVRFDWAEGYGHNADHGGMLFPDALRWLWRKEKHEPQWNTKDDLKGDLTLLKLLVPKQGWEVVAKDLGFADAPCVDQQGNFYYSDMRAPAIYRVRNGNGEQELIAKEAVSGLEFGADGKLYGCQGSKNRLVSIDPTNGQVSVVANEVTPNDLAIASNGYAYITETKEGRITKIELATGKVSIAGEGINRPNGIAVSPDGGTLAVSEYGGKIVWMYRLLPNGDIDSKLPAMELRSPIDAKGDFAFNEPPPYLLASGGDGMAVDRVGRYYVTSQLGVQIFDPTGRQCGVLPKPIQDAPLTSCVLGGPAGEWLFITNGSTIFRRPLTLE; from the coding sequence ATGTTTCTATTGGCGATCAACGCGTTTGCACTTCTCGCCTTCGTCCCCCCCGCCTTCGCACAACCCGCAAAGGAAACGGACCATCCCGACCGAGTGCGTCAACAAGATGTCCCCTCGGGTGAAGTGAAGAAAGGGGTCTTCGAGACCAGCGAGATTTATCCCGGCACTCAGCGCGACTACAGCGTTTACATACCGAAGCAGTACGACCCATCCCAAGCGGCTGCCTTGATGGTCTTCCAAGATGGACAGAACTACGCGAATCCCGATGGCCCTTTTCGCATCCCCATCGTCTTCGATAACTTGATTCACCAAAAAGCCATGCCGGTAACGATCGCCGTTTTTGTCTCCCCTGGGACGGTAAAAGGTGCTTTGCCCAATGCGAAGGATCGGAGCACCCGTTCCTTTGAATACGACTCGATGGGAGATCGATACGCACGCTTCCTCATCGAGGAGTTTCTTCCGGTTGCGTTGAAAGATCTGAATGTCAGCAACTCACCCGAAGATCGCGCCATTGGCGGTATCTCGTCAGGCGGCATCGCCGCCTTCACCGTCGCATGGGAACGCCCGGACCAGTTCGGTAAAGTTCTCAGCCACATCGGTAGCTACACCAACATAAGGGGAGGCTGGGCCTACCCGGGCTTGGTCCGCAAAAGCAAACGCAATCCAAAGGCGATCAAGGTCTACCTACAGGAAGGCAAAGACGATCTCAACAATTTGTTCGGAAACTGGCCCTTGGCCAATCAAGACCTTGCGGCAGCTCTGCAGTTCGCAGGCTACGAACACAAATTGGTTATGACCGAGGGTGGACACAGTGGTAACTGGGCTGGAAAAGAACTGCCTGAAGCCCTTCGCTGGCTCTGGTCCAAGCCGGATGCCACCGAGACCAACACCGGTTCAACCGAACCAACGACTGCACCAGAGAAAACGAAATGGGAGCCCCACCCTGACGCCGTCGTCAACGAAAAGGTCCCTACGGGAACCATCGAAAAGTTCCCAGCGTTTGAATCGAAGATCTTTGAGAATACCGTTCGGGATTGGGCGATTTATGTACCGGCTCAGGTCAAGCCGGACGAACCATCGGCCGTCATGGTTTTTCAAGATGGCCATAGTTACATGGATACGAAAGGACGTTGGCGCGTTCCGGTTGTCTTCGACAATCTGATCGCCAAGGGAGAAATGCCCCCCACGATCGCAGTGTTCGTCAATCCTGGACACGACTCTCGACGCGCGAAACCGGATTCCCCCTGGCGAGCCTCGAACCGCGGCTACGAGTACGACAGTCTCGGGGACCGCTACGCTCAATTCCTTTTGACGGAAATCCTTCCTCAGGTGGAAGCCAAATATACGCTATCTAAGGATCCGGAGATGCGAGCACTATGCGGTGCTAGCTCCGGCGGTATTTGCTCGTTCACGGTCGCTTGGGAACGCCCCGATCAATTCCGCAAAGTACTCTCCACGATCGGCAGCTTCACAAATCTTCGAGGTGGAAATGTCTATCCTTCGCTCATCCGAAAAACCGAACCCAAGCCGCTTCGAATCTACCTCGCCGATACGAGCGGCGACTTGGACAACCCCTTTGGCAATTGGCCTCTCTCGAACAAATTGATGCACTCTGCTCTGGCTTACATGGGCTACGATGTGCGCTTTGATTGGGCAGAAGGCTACGGACACAATGCCGACCACGGTGGGATGCTGTTTCCCGACGCACTCCGATGGTTGTGGCGAAAAGAGAAGCATGAGCCCCAATGGAATACGAAGGATGATCTCAAGGGTGACCTCACCCTGCTGAAACTTCTTGTTCCCAAACAAGGCTGGGAGGTCGTCGCGAAAGATCTTGGATTTGCCGACGCTCCCTGCGTCGACCAACAAGGGAACTTTTATTACTCCGATATGCGTGCCCCCGCAATCTATCGCGTTCGAAACGGAAACGGGGAACAAGAACTCATTGCCAAGGAGGCGGTCAGCGGATTGGAATTCGGGGCAGATGGAAAGCTCTACGGTTGCCAAGGTTCCAAGAACCGATTGGTTTCTATCGATCCGACTAACGGGCAGGTCTCCGTGGTCGCCAACGAGGTAACTCCCAATGACTTGGCGATCGCTTCCAATGGCTACGCGTATATCACCGAAACCAAGGAAGGAAGGATTACGAAAATCGAATTGGCCACCGGGAAGGTTTCCATTGCAGGTGAGGGTATCAACCGACCTAACGGGATTGCGGTTTCTCCGGACGGCGGCACGCTCGCTGTTTCGGAATACGGAGGGAAAATTGTTTGGATGTATCGGCTATTGCCCAACGGAGATATCGATAGCAAGTTGCCAGCTATGGAACTTCGATCCCCGATCGATGCCAAAGGTGACTTTGCGTTCAATGAGCCTCCCCCCTATCTCCTTGCATCGGGGGGGGACGGAATGGCTGTCGATCGAGTCGGTCGCTATTACGTGACTTCCCAATTGGGAGTGCAGATATTCGATCCCACGGGACGTCAGTGCGGTGTTTTGCCGAAACCCATTCAGGACGCACCTCTCACCAGTTGCGTGTTGGGAGGCCCTGCCGGCGAGTGGTTGTTCATAACCAATGGAAGCACCATCTTCCGACGCCCATTGACGTTGGAATAG
- a CDS encoding AAA family ATPase — MSQSHSDSQSVSREGASAPVGASSGEPARPAEPASIAPIPAIPMTPTQKLFEESMAEISKIFVGQEELVTVSLVALFSGGHVLIEGVPGLGKTLFVRTLGRVLGCQFGRIQFTADLMPSDITGAPILDLKTQDFRFRPGPVFTQFLLADEINRSPAKTHAALLEIMQEYRVTIDGVSHPVPRPFLVMATQNPIESEGTYSLPEAQLDRFMFKAIVSYPGEAEEARILDLHSRQVDLGAVLREEVRQVTNAETILQIMKANSEVRIEPKLLAYINRIVRSTRAWPTFHMGASPRAGLAIVQGARTLAAFRGRNYAVPDDVVEIAIPALRHRVVMSAEAEVEGLLVDSELSTLLRGIEVPRL; from the coding sequence ATGAGTCAAAGCCATTCCGATTCGCAATCCGTTTCCCGTGAAGGTGCATCTGCTCCCGTCGGGGCTTCAAGCGGAGAGCCCGCCCGTCCTGCGGAGCCTGCATCCATCGCTCCGATTCCTGCGATCCCAATGACGCCGACGCAAAAGCTCTTTGAAGAGTCTATGGCGGAAATCAGCAAGATTTTCGTGGGGCAAGAGGAGCTGGTTACTGTTTCGCTCGTCGCCTTGTTCTCCGGCGGGCATGTGTTGATCGAAGGCGTGCCGGGGCTCGGAAAGACTCTCTTCGTCCGGACGCTGGGGCGCGTCCTCGGCTGTCAATTTGGGCGGATTCAATTCACAGCTGACTTGATGCCATCGGATATCACCGGCGCTCCCATTTTGGATTTGAAGACTCAGGACTTTCGATTCCGTCCTGGTCCTGTCTTTACTCAGTTTTTGTTGGCGGATGAGATCAACCGCTCCCCTGCGAAAACGCACGCCGCCCTATTGGAGATTATGCAGGAGTATCGGGTGACCATCGATGGAGTCAGCCATCCGGTTCCTCGACCCTTTTTGGTGATGGCGACCCAAAACCCAATCGAAAGCGAAGGGACATACTCCCTCCCTGAAGCACAGCTAGATCGCTTCATGTTCAAAGCGATCGTCTCTTATCCTGGTGAAGCCGAGGAGGCGCGGATCTTGGATCTGCACTCACGGCAAGTCGATTTGGGGGCTGTGCTCCGCGAGGAAGTGCGTCAAGTCACCAACGCCGAGACCATTCTCCAAATAATGAAAGCGAACTCCGAGGTTCGCATCGAGCCCAAGCTGCTCGCGTACATCAATCGTATTGTTCGTTCCACGAGAGCTTGGCCGACCTTCCACATGGGGGCATCGCCGCGAGCTGGGTTGGCGATTGTTCAAGGTGCCAGAACGCTCGCCGCGTTTCGCGGCCGCAACTATGCCGTTCCCGATGATGTGGTCGAGATCGCGATCCCGGCACTGCGTCATCGTGTGGTGATGAGCGCGGAAGCCGAAGTGGAGGGGTTGCTTGTCGATTCGGAGCTCAGCACCCTTTTGCGCGGAATCGAAGTTCCTAGGTTGTAG
- a CDS encoding DUF58 domain-containing protein, producing the protein MDQTIDAQQLYDSVGSYLFWAPWIGLALLLLPLLVLAWGWRIYPTLRWLWFLLPLSFATVLVAIDPLYRHFIVVLDLVAVSFVVLDLLTITSQSGIRVERQMVRSASLGGTHPVKLLVENRSDRLKRIVMRDDLPTELSAKPEVHRFRLDSRKRTEIDYKLTPKRRGTYRFESIYFQLLSRFGLWTRNLRKPLPGELHVYPDMKQLTEYAILARTNRLSLIGVRKTRKAGQDNNFERLRDYTQDDNYKHIDWRSTARRNKLTVKQFQTDQSQRIVFLVDCGRLMTAEYRGLSLLDYALNSMLMLSYVALHQGDSVGLMCFSDRIESYVPVRGGASQMNRLLHASFDRFPTLLQTNYSEAFLHFSKTCRKRSLVVLLTSVIDDVSAAQITGYLTTLRGKHLPLLCLLRDRAVFEYADNPNLDESVLYRSAAAAQLLIWRNDVIQKIQNAGILAVDAFPDALTSPLVNQYLEVKAKHLL; encoded by the coding sequence GTGGACCAGACAATCGACGCTCAACAACTCTACGACTCCGTCGGTTCCTATTTATTCTGGGCACCTTGGATCGGACTGGCTTTGCTCCTGCTCCCTCTGCTGGTTTTGGCATGGGGCTGGCGGATTTATCCGACTTTGCGCTGGTTGTGGTTTCTCCTCCCCTTGTCGTTTGCCACCGTTTTGGTCGCGATCGATCCGCTCTATCGCCACTTTATCGTCGTCTTGGATCTGGTGGCTGTCTCATTCGTGGTCTTGGATCTGCTGACGATTACGAGCCAAAGCGGGATTCGGGTCGAGCGTCAAATGGTGCGGAGCGCGTCGCTCGGTGGGACGCATCCAGTGAAATTGCTGGTTGAGAATCGTAGCGACCGGTTGAAGCGGATCGTGATGCGCGACGATCTACCCACGGAACTCAGCGCGAAGCCCGAAGTCCATCGCTTCCGACTCGATTCTCGAAAGCGAACCGAGATCGATTACAAGCTGACGCCGAAACGACGCGGTACTTATCGATTTGAATCTATCTACTTTCAACTGCTGAGCCGATTTGGATTGTGGACACGCAATCTTCGCAAGCCATTGCCGGGCGAACTGCATGTCTACCCCGATATGAAACAGTTAACCGAGTATGCGATTTTGGCTCGCACGAATCGATTGAGTCTGATCGGGGTTCGCAAGACTCGAAAGGCTGGGCAGGACAACAATTTCGAGCGGCTACGCGACTACACCCAAGATGACAATTACAAGCATATCGATTGGCGTTCGACCGCTCGGCGGAACAAACTCACCGTCAAGCAATTTCAAACCGACCAGAGCCAGCGCATCGTGTTCCTGGTGGATTGCGGGAGGCTGATGACCGCGGAATATCGAGGTCTAAGTTTGCTCGACTATGCCTTGAACTCGATGCTGATGCTCAGTTACGTCGCGCTGCATCAGGGAGACTCCGTCGGATTGATGTGCTTTTCCGATCGGATCGAATCGTATGTGCCCGTTCGGGGGGGAGCGTCGCAAATGAATCGATTGCTTCACGCTAGTTTCGATCGCTTCCCCACACTGCTTCAGACCAACTACAGCGAAGCGTTTCTGCACTTTTCCAAAACTTGTCGGAAGCGATCGCTAGTCGTATTGTTGACCAGTGTGATCGACGATGTCTCTGCGGCGCAGATCACGGGCTACCTCACAACCCTTCGAGGAAAGCATTTGCCGTTGCTATGCTTGCTTCGTGACCGAGCCGTGTTCGAATACGCGGACAACCCAAACCTGGACGAGTCGGTACTCTATCGAAGTGCCGCGGCCGCTCAGCTTTTAATCTGGCGGAACGATGTGATCCAGAAGATCCAGAATGCGGGGATCCTCGCGGTCGACGCCTTCCCCGACGCGCTTACTTCACCCTTGGTGAATCAATATCTCGAAGTCAAAGCGAAGCACTTGCTCTAG
- a CDS encoding site-2 protease family protein, with translation MTDLLIAGDSLTQLLNWTQPLFAAEPTLLESWGTFLYNIMLVALGLGFVIFVHELGHFLAAKTFGVQCDKFYVGFDPPLQIGPIKLPSKLFHFQWGETEYGIGVIPLGGYVKMLGQDDDPRNSAAEAARSREGVGPDGAPKLNPRSYAAKSVYARMVIISAGVVMNLITGVFMAAIAFYVGVPYDAAVIGTVFPGDPAWHAGLEPGDRFVKVNKNENDELSFRDMQQSIVFAGLRDASKPVAIGVDRNGETKEFSVVGTTHHSDPSRGIQILSLGMRSTFITTLSRISPISKQYTEDPSYEASSLPRLEPGDIVVGINGETLPVSRYAPEPLGYELDKRLEPRHAETVTLNVMRLKNPDDKKSEEREPVDVPSPPVAMKSFGAGFLPTPVVTVRENSLGFQSGIEEGMKLISLDGEPIDDAFALLLKLSSKFGKKATLDFTDAAGEKKTFEWQLPDSFPVPVADAMFGPTGLEIPGTGIVYGVSNIVGRIEPGMPAEKAGLQVNDVITQIRFSPETEDELQYFKNVLLGAESLKKAQLVDRGRNMQYWIGTLQMMRTGLSTELHFERDGKVDRCNVTVAKHPTLHWPDRGLQFTSLKRTHQVDSVADAMGLGLHEIVRRGGNVLEFLELLVRGKLPFRAVGGPGAIAMEATDAASRGISPLLMFLTLLSANLAIINFLPIPALDGGHMVFLIAEAIRGKPVDEELEGKLRLAGVLGLLCLMLAVVFNDYINISRFYRG, from the coding sequence ATGACAGATCTCCTCATTGCCGGCGACTCCCTGACCCAACTGCTGAATTGGACGCAGCCCCTTTTTGCTGCGGAACCGACGCTGCTCGAGTCGTGGGGAACCTTCCTTTACAACATCATGCTCGTCGCCCTCGGACTGGGGTTTGTCATCTTTGTTCACGAGCTAGGACACTTCCTCGCTGCGAAAACCTTTGGCGTGCAATGCGACAAGTTCTACGTTGGGTTTGATCCACCACTCCAAATCGGTCCCATCAAACTCCCGTCGAAGCTGTTTCATTTCCAGTGGGGTGAAACCGAATACGGGATTGGAGTGATCCCGTTGGGGGGTTACGTGAAGATGCTCGGACAAGACGATGATCCTCGCAACTCTGCCGCGGAAGCCGCACGAAGCCGGGAAGGTGTCGGACCTGACGGTGCACCGAAGCTCAACCCCCGTTCGTATGCCGCCAAGAGTGTTTACGCGAGGATGGTGATCATCAGCGCTGGGGTCGTCATGAATTTGATCACCGGCGTCTTCATGGCCGCGATCGCATTCTATGTTGGGGTTCCCTACGACGCGGCGGTGATTGGAACAGTGTTCCCCGGCGATCCAGCTTGGCATGCAGGATTAGAACCAGGGGACCGATTTGTGAAAGTCAACAAGAACGAAAACGACGAGCTCTCGTTCCGCGATATGCAGCAGTCGATTGTCTTCGCAGGGCTTCGCGACGCTTCCAAACCGGTGGCCATCGGTGTCGACCGCAATGGCGAGACCAAAGAGTTTTCCGTAGTCGGAACTACCCACCACTCCGACCCATCGCGTGGTATTCAAATCCTCAGCCTTGGCATGCGATCGACCTTCATCACAACCTTGTCAAGAATCAGCCCCATTTCCAAGCAATACACAGAGGACCCGAGTTATGAAGCTTCGAGTCTGCCCAGGCTCGAACCAGGTGACATCGTGGTCGGTATCAATGGCGAAACCCTGCCGGTGTCCCGTTACGCTCCAGAGCCGCTCGGCTATGAATTGGACAAACGACTGGAACCAAGACACGCAGAGACCGTTACCCTCAACGTGATGCGACTCAAAAATCCCGACGATAAGAAGAGCGAAGAGCGAGAACCCGTCGATGTACCTTCTCCACCTGTCGCGATGAAGTCCTTTGGTGCCGGTTTCCTACCCACACCAGTCGTCACCGTTCGCGAAAACTCGCTGGGCTTCCAATCTGGAATCGAGGAAGGAATGAAGCTGATCTCGCTCGATGGCGAACCGATCGACGACGCGTTCGCTTTGCTATTAAAACTGAGCTCGAAATTCGGGAAGAAAGCAACCCTCGATTTCACAGATGCAGCAGGCGAAAAGAAAACGTTCGAATGGCAACTTCCTGATTCCTTTCCTGTCCCGGTCGCCGATGCCATGTTCGGTCCCACCGGACTGGAAATCCCCGGCACGGGAATCGTATACGGTGTCAGCAATATCGTCGGTCGGATTGAACCCGGTATGCCTGCAGAGAAGGCAGGACTGCAAGTGAACGATGTGATCACCCAAATTCGATTCAGCCCGGAAACAGAAGACGAGTTGCAATATTTTAAGAATGTTCTCCTCGGAGCGGAATCGCTGAAGAAAGCCCAACTCGTCGATCGCGGCCGAAACATGCAGTACTGGATCGGAACTCTGCAAATGATGCGCACCGGCCTCTCGACCGAGCTTCACTTCGAACGAGACGGTAAGGTCGATCGATGCAATGTCACCGTCGCGAAACACCCAACGCTCCATTGGCCCGATCGCGGTCTCCAATTCACCTCTCTCAAGAGGACCCATCAAGTCGACTCGGTCGCAGATGCAATGGGTCTGGGGCTTCACGAAATTGTTCGACGAGGTGGCAATGTTCTCGAGTTCTTGGAATTGCTCGTACGTGGCAAACTCCCATTCCGAGCCGTGGGTGGTCCTGGAGCCATCGCGATGGAAGCGACCGATGCGGCGTCTCGCGGCATCTCCCCGTTGCTGATGTTCCTCACGCTGCTTAGCGCGAACTTGGCAATCATCAACTTCCTCCCCATCCCTGCCCTCGATGGTGGACATATGGTTTTCCTTATCGCGGAAGCGATCCGTGGAAAGCCTGTCGACGAAGAACTCGAGGGGAAGCTTCGACTAGCGGGCGTGCTAGGATTGCTTTGCTTGATGCTGGCGGTCGTCTTCAATGACTACATCAACATTTCCAGGTTCTATCGAGGGTAG
- the dxr gene encoding 1-deoxy-D-xylulose-5-phosphate reductoisomerase: MGQIRNVAVLGSTGSIGRAALDVLDRLPETHRTAAISCHSQLDLFETQIEQSQPLYAVVTQCNSSASKDWHSKTNPRSPSTQRFLGSDAVNTIVSRPEIDTVVGAIVGVAGLQSALRTVELGKRLALANKESLVVAGSLIMGTAKTTGAEVLPVDSEHSAIFQCLQTRCSPNELKRVILTASGGPLRDWPLDKLEQATVEDALMHPTWQMGRKITVDSATMMNKALEVIEAKWLFDLTPDQIHVVIHSQSIIHSMVEFRDASVIAQLSPPDMRLPIQYALTYPERAPASSPPFDWNNDCQLSWKPVDPERYPCLQLGFEVAARGGSCGAVLNAANEACVELFLERRIRLTDIAKICKSILHHHHYSPSPSLPELLELDCWSRLEVQRWIT, translated from the coding sequence GTGGGCCAAATTCGCAATGTCGCAGTACTCGGCTCCACCGGCAGCATAGGGCGGGCTGCGTTGGATGTCTTGGATCGTCTTCCGGAAACCCATCGCACTGCCGCGATTTCTTGCCATTCGCAACTAGACCTTTTCGAAACTCAGATCGAACAGAGCCAGCCCCTCTATGCCGTCGTGACGCAATGCAATTCTTCTGCGTCGAAAGATTGGCATTCCAAGACGAATCCTCGCTCCCCGAGCACGCAGCGATTTTTGGGCTCCGATGCGGTGAATACGATTGTCAGTCGCCCTGAGATCGACACGGTTGTTGGGGCGATCGTGGGCGTGGCTGGATTGCAAAGCGCTTTACGAACCGTCGAATTGGGAAAACGCTTGGCGCTGGCGAACAAAGAATCGCTCGTCGTGGCGGGGTCCCTCATCATGGGAACGGCCAAAACGACCGGAGCGGAAGTCTTGCCCGTGGACAGCGAGCACAGCGCAATCTTCCAGTGCCTGCAAACCCGTTGCTCACCAAACGAACTCAAGCGAGTCATTCTGACCGCGAGCGGTGGTCCACTTCGCGATTGGCCCTTGGACAAACTGGAGCAAGCGACCGTCGAAGACGCCTTGATGCACCCCACATGGCAAATGGGACGAAAGATCACCGTTGATTCCGCCACGATGATGAATAAGGCTCTCGAGGTGATCGAAGCCAAGTGGTTGTTCGATTTGACCCCGGATCAAATCCATGTCGTGATCCATTCGCAGTCCATCATTCATTCGATGGTGGAGTTTCGCGATGCTTCGGTCATCGCGCAGCTAAGCCCTCCGGATATGCGACTCCCCATTCAATACGCCTTGACCTACCCCGAACGAGCTCCAGCGTCGTCGCCCCCTTTCGACTGGAACAACGATTGCCAGCTAAGCTGGAAACCGGTCGATCCGGAACGTTATCCCTGCTTGCAGTTGGGATTCGAAGTCGCCGCCCGCGGGGGATCCTGCGGTGCAGTCCTCAATGCCGCAAACGAAGCCTGTGTCGAGCTCTTCTTAGAACGTAGAATTCGACTGACTGATATTGCTAAGATTTGTAAATCGATTCTTCACCATCATCACTACTCACCTTCGCCGAGCCTCCCCGAACTCCTGGAACTGGATTGCTGGAGCCGGCTTGAAGTCCAACGTTGGATAACTTGA
- the ftsH gene encoding ATP-dependent zinc metalloprotease FtsH has protein sequence MSSPQKPEKKPTSSANGTPPQSPWLMYTLLAILFLFGAITLVTNSMIRAVRYPDLIALIENTRYETRGSTDLVDEATGELEISTGLSKVKVKNLRDVQVDEKSVTGTVDWIPIDKDGVEGAVQSKVRFQSVKDNSEFTNKQLREKLERANIPWSNAPGASMLSQSLMFFVLPLLVVSAIFFFVMRRLGGINSPMQFGRSRGRMYVQEDIGVTFDDVAGIDEAVEEVREVVDFLKHPEKYQKLGGRIPRGVLLVGPPGTGKTLLAKAIAGEAGVPFFSLSGSDFVEMFVGVGAARVRDMFQQATAKAPSIIFIDELDALGKSRAGNVPGSHDEREQTLNALLVEMDGFDANAGVIVMAATNRPETLDPALLRAGRFDRNVLVDRPDKQGREDILKVHVKSVKLGTDVNLRQVAAITPGFVGADLANLVNEAALLAARKGKEKVEQQEFNDGVERVTAGLEKKKRIMGEEEKRRVAYHEAGHALIAYSLPNTDPVHKVSIIPRGIAALGYTMQRPEGDRYLVTQAELESQMQVLVAGTITEEIVFRDISTGAQNDLERATQIARGMVMEYGMSRMGRINYREGNRSPFLAASSGESFGREYSEQTAREIDQEVKRLIDEAIQRARVILTERRASLEALALRLIEVEVIESEELKRIIDSTSAGPRVVPGTFTNNPKPTTPTSAPNRLAGEA, from the coding sequence ATGAGCAGCCCTCAAAAACCGGAGAAGAAACCGACCTCATCCGCCAATGGAACTCCTCCCCAGAGTCCTTGGTTGATGTACACCCTCCTGGCGATCCTGTTCCTGTTCGGCGCGATCACGCTGGTTACGAACTCGATGATCCGGGCCGTTCGTTATCCCGACTTGATCGCCCTCATCGAAAACACTCGCTACGAGACGCGCGGTTCCACCGATTTGGTGGACGAGGCGACGGGGGAACTGGAGATCTCGACCGGCCTCAGCAAAGTCAAGGTCAAGAACCTTCGCGACGTGCAGGTCGACGAGAAATCGGTGACCGGTACGGTCGATTGGATTCCCATCGATAAAGATGGGGTTGAGGGGGCCGTGCAATCCAAGGTCCGCTTTCAATCGGTCAAGGACAATTCGGAATTCACCAACAAGCAGCTTCGTGAGAAGTTGGAGCGGGCCAATATTCCATGGTCTAATGCTCCGGGTGCGAGCATGCTTTCGCAGTCCCTTATGTTCTTCGTGCTCCCTCTTCTGGTCGTCTCTGCGATCTTCTTTTTCGTCATGCGACGGTTGGGGGGAATCAATTCTCCCATGCAATTCGGGCGTTCGAGAGGTCGCATGTATGTCCAAGAAGACATCGGAGTGACTTTCGACGATGTGGCTGGGATCGATGAAGCGGTGGAGGAAGTGCGTGAAGTCGTCGACTTCCTAAAGCATCCTGAAAAATATCAGAAACTAGGTGGTCGTATCCCGCGAGGAGTGTTGTTGGTCGGACCTCCCGGCACGGGAAAAACGCTGCTGGCAAAAGCGATCGCAGGAGAGGCAGGCGTCCCATTCTTCTCCCTTTCCGGTTCCGACTTCGTGGAAATGTTTGTCGGTGTTGGAGCGGCGCGCGTGCGTGACATGTTTCAACAGGCGACTGCGAAAGCTCCTTCGATCATTTTCATCGACGAGCTGGACGCGTTGGGGAAGAGCCGCGCGGGAAATGTCCCCGGTTCCCATGACGAACGGGAGCAAACGCTCAATGCGTTGTTGGTCGAGATGGATGGTTTCGATGCCAATGCGGGGGTCATTGTTATGGCCGCTACCAACCGTCCAGAGACTCTGGATCCGGCATTGCTGCGCGCTGGAAGATTCGATCGAAACGTGTTGGTCGACAGACCGGACAAACAGGGACGGGAAGATATTCTCAAGGTTCACGTGAAGAGCGTGAAACTCGGCACGGATGTGAATTTGCGTCAAGTCGCTGCGATCACCCCCGGTTTCGTCGGTGCGGATCTGGCAAATCTCGTGAACGAAGCCGCCTTGCTCGCTGCCCGCAAAGGGAAAGAGAAAGTAGAGCAACAGGAGTTCAATGACGGAGTGGAAAGGGTCACCGCGGGGCTCGAAAAGAAAAAGCGAATCATGGGTGAAGAAGAGAAGCGACGCGTCGCGTACCACGAAGCGGGCCACGCTCTCATCGCCTACTCACTTCCCAACACCGATCCGGTCCACAAAGTCTCCATCATTCCACGTGGTATCGCTGCTCTCGGGTACACCATGCAGCGTCCAGAGGGGGATCGCTATCTCGTTACCCAAGCCGAATTGGAGTCGCAGATGCAGGTCTTGGTAGCCGGAACCATCACCGAAGAAATCGTATTCCGCGATATCAGTACCGGGGCACAAAATGACTTGGAACGAGCCACTCAGATCGCTCGTGGGATGGTCATGGAATACGGAATGAGCCGAATGGGGAGGATTAACTATCGCGAAGGAAATCGCTCGCCTTTCCTGGCGGCCTCCTCCGGGGAATCTTTCGGACGTGAGTATTCGGAACAAACCGCGCGGGAGATCGATCAGGAAGTCAAACGCTTGATCGATGAAGCGATTCAGCGGGCTCGAGTGATTCTCACCGAACGGCGTGCTTCGCTCGAAGCCTTGGCGTTGCGATTGATTGAAGTCGAAGTCATCGAGTCCGAAGAATTGAAGCGGATTATCGATTCCACCAGCGCCGGGCCTCGCGTCGTGCCGGGGACGTTTACGAACAATCCCAAACCGACGACACCGACCTCGGCTCCCAACCGATTGGCCGGCGAAGCCTAA